GTTTTCTTTTAATTTAGTTTTCTCCCCGGTATGTGTCAAAATTCAGTGAATACGCTCTCTGGTTTGTAATTGTAATCTCCTTGTTGGCTTGACTAGCTTCTTGTTTCAGGGACATTTTGAACATATTGAGCACATAAAGTGCTTTTGATTCCCCAAAACTATAACTGAATAATCATTTTGCCATTGTCAGCTGATGTACCAATAATATTATTAGTCTATATTTTTAGGAGATGATCTTCTTTGCTTAATTAGCCAACCCCTTCAAATGGGATTGTTGTCCTTTATTTATACTAAGTCCCAAATGGGCTCAATCCTTACAATCtgggccttcttgggctttacatAATGTATTGTGATTATTCTAACTATAATTCCTTTGGGCCGTCTTGTTCTGGTCCAACATTAGTCCCCCTCCTTGCTTTGCGCGATATCTTTAGATTTGCGTTTTCGTGCTCTCCACCCTTGCGCTTTGAATTCCGAGGTTTTTGTCTTGATACCTGAATAAAGTTAGTGACCGGACAGGATAATGAAATGAAGGGAAAAATTAGTGAAAAAACGAACGAACGAAGCAaaagaaaaataagaaataaCTGTTAATTCGAGATAGGAGTCAAATGTGTGTGTCCGAAAAAGGAAAGGAATTAAACGTAAtgcttttttttttttttttttgaaggTATATATCCGCTCATGTGtgtttttgaatttatttttccaggtttttttttttgtttttgcaGGTTTCCAGGCTAACCTCTTCGACTTCCTCTCCAGGTATCTAAAAGGGGATTGCAGCGCGTTCTGGGCTCGCACTGTAAGTCGtctactctctctctctattcCTTTTCCTTTTTATCTGCGGGTCGGTCGTGTTTATAGTTTACCGATTTATGATGGCCGACTTTCCTTCGTCGTCGTCGTCGCATAGTGCCACCAACCGGGACCCCGGGAAGCGACCGTTAGAGGAGGGTGACGAGGAGTCTGTTTTGAACTTGGATAATCTAGAGATCCCGGACCTAGGTCAGTGTGGATCCTTTGATTTCTTAGAAAGCGATGAGTTTTTGAGGGGGGTGCCTCCAGGTCCTATGCCCTCTCCGCCCTTAAGTCCTCGTACCCTGGAACTTAGGAATAGAACGGTCGAGGAAAGTCTTCGACTAGGTAGGATCGAATTTGAGAGCAAACCTAGTTTAAACTATCTTAGTTATTACATCACCGTCGACCCCCCTGCGAGTAAGTTGGAGAAGTACATCGACCTGTCTAACGGCTACCGTTACCGAGTGCCGACAGCAGATGAGAGGGTTTGGATGATGCCCGAGTTCGGGATGCATGGGGTTGCGATGATAATGTTTCAGTTTGGTCTTCGTTTGCCCATGCATCCGTTCTTCCTGACGATGTATGAGGCTATCGGTTGTGGTTTAGGGCAGCTGACACCAAATTCTGTTGCTCAGTTAAGTGGTTTCGTGGCGCTGTGCTGTGATAAGGGTCGATCACCGActttgaaattgtttttctctaTTTATGGTGTGCGGTACTATGGTGGCCAAGTATATTTCGACTCCCGACATCGACGGATGAAGATTGTTAGTGTTAGGTCGTCGAATTCTGGTTATCACTCGCAATGGTTGTACGTTGGGGGTCCTGACTTGGAATTTGTAAAGCCTTGCGGGAAAGTTAGCCAGGGCAcgattgattatttaaataacatgGAGAAGCACGATACTGCCTACCTCGATGAGTTTCATGGGTCGAGGACATGGTATACGCACTTAGATTTGAAGGACTCTGGATTCTTAGGGATGCACGATTGTAAGGGGGATGTATTAATTGTTATTGCCCTTATTTTGCTTATGTACTTAGTTTTTGTACTTGTCATTGTCGGCTCTTGCTTATTTTAATTTTCGTAAGTGCTTATATATAGGATAGCTGACTTATGGTTTTGTTTGTTTCTTTGTAGTGGAAGGCGCCTCACTTAAAAAGGTTTTAGACGGCGGGATTCGAGGAGGAATGGACAAGGCGATGATGTTGTTATTGCAGCGTGCTGCGAGGAAGCCTGCTGATGCGGCCAGGGCTGGACCGTCGGGGGTTCCTCACTCAGTTTCAATTGAATTGCTTGATGACCAGGGAAACAAGGTAATTGAAGACAATGAGAGGGTTGTTTCAGATCTTGTCCGCGTGGAGGGCAACCCTCGAAAGCGGTTTCGGAGGGAGGATGATGAAGTGGTTGTTGGAGGCCGGGGGGTCGGGTTCGAGGGTGTGAACAAAGATGTGGCCACTGCCGGGGAAAGGGTTTATGGGAAGACCGTCGACCCTCGGTCGAAGAAAGAGGTGATGAGGGTCGAGATTCAGCCCACGGAGCGATGGACGGGGGGATCAACTGTGCCCTTGAGGGCACTTAACCTCTTTAACTTACCTCAGGACTTGGTTGCTTATGATGGGAGGAAGCGTGAGGACCTTGTTGATCGATGTAAGAGCCGGGCTGGGAGGGTACGTTCATTCCCTTCTCTTTCTTTTTAATGTGCATGTTTCTTTGTTTTCATGTTCGGTCATGGTCGTTTATAGTCATAGTTGCCGACCCTGTTTTCATGTCCCCCCCCCTTTTTTTTGTTTTGCAGTTTCTTTCCGATTTTATGCATATACTGGAGGATTACAAGGCTGATGTTGATGGTGAGGCTTGTTCCAAGCTCGAAGCTGAAGTTGCTGCCTTGAAGGGGGAAAAGAAGAAGATTGCGGTGGGTTTTGCGGAACTTGAGCACAGGGTGGCTGATTTGACTAAGGCAAATTCCGCACTGTCGAAAAAGGTTGCTGAGATGGAGGCTACAGAGCAGGTGTCGAGTGGGAGGATACAGGAGCTCGAGGGTCGACTGCTCGAGGTGGAAAGGGAGCTTGAAGAGGAAAAAGGCAAGCGCCAAGGCTTGCTTCGACAGGTCGAAGGAATGGATGGCTCCTACAAGTTGATTGTGAAAGAAAACGCGGACTTGAAGACAGAGGTAGAGAAAGCCGTTGAAGATATCGCTGGTGCTCT
This sequence is a window from Apium graveolens cultivar Ventura chromosome 9, ASM990537v1, whole genome shotgun sequence. Protein-coding genes within it:
- the LOC141687229 gene encoding uncharacterized protein LOC141687229 codes for the protein MDKAMMLLLQRAARKPADAARAGPSGVPHSVSIELLDDQGNKVIEDNERVVSDLVRVEGNPRKRFRREDDEVVVGGRGVGFEGVNKDVATAGERVYGKTVDPRSKKEVMRVEIQPTERWTGGSTVPLRALNLFNLPQDLVAYDGRKREDLVDRCKSRAGRFLSDFMHILEDYKADVDGEACSKLEAEVAALKGEKKKIAVGFAELEHRVADLTKANSALSKKVAEMEATEQVSSGRIQELEGRLLEVERELEEEKGKRQGLLRQVEGMDGSYKLIVKENADLKTEVEKAVEDIAGALGDGYGRCLRRMEEAGFAIEGHAFDDYLRDLASKGGKA